A stretch of Lathyrus oleraceus cultivar Zhongwan6 chromosome 6, CAAS_Psat_ZW6_1.0, whole genome shotgun sequence DNA encodes these proteins:
- the LOC127091582 gene encoding uncharacterized protein LOC127091582 isoform X2, whose protein sequence is MDTDGLSQICSGLGSIEEDDEGNRIGYSKGEYCLDNLKDLLRFLRRDDPQTRDVFKQVCKWNIVSKDLVPIIEHYHEDRSMLLNAVKVLVFLTMPIEPGSTDVSQQLDYLWDLKSAVTNSDVATVIVSILEKPLENLELNAFTEDDWKLVQLVFTLFRNILAVQEIPLHQKSAGFASHFLSLRDRFLELLFRENVMDIILVVSQNVGSSNVYLRQDNLLLLEIFHYIFMGQEPELIVRGHLNGLKVDEDSQASLDSLQSIMEEEKKKRVINRLGNISRHSQFSGTFARVTMDGSKAVFKGNPNSSRNMHLKSQNVIRGRAKKIAWDHPRLPSTKDKILEMLKGFVNQFLSGGYNVLMRSVREDIVKEHPAIQKSDVVVFFQVADFISSFQFYKYSTSKTEEEKDIFGDNDANASDFSGKICGPIEASLNESMFQLVISHWRQAYDGLKETNDYKFLSAAGSLLKSMIRMLDLVLKSLPDDSKEPQTARILLYKLFYDQTEEGMTQFLLNLIKTFDTHKQCKSDLADLVEIICKVVKLMDYLQSRGTLRVSKKARKLKKKTSNGTESGNKPTGDHSCVKKEAGISIDNPLGENHLIQKESLPNAISTDQEAIPDDNEHESLEKDVNSQVRLESMENTHLDGNGHENVKGDVNSQVRLEPMENTHLDDNEHENVKGDVNSQVRLESMENTHLDNDDNEHENVKGDVNSQVRLESMENTHLDDNEHNNVKGDLNFQVGLESGKKTNLDDNEHKNVEEDVTSQVGLKPIENTNLEHLNEDMLDDTGDFSEDEQLNTISEVDFNVSMLVSAFANHSIIQKLCWLLKFYKSNSLAINHYIISMLRRISDELELHPMLYQLSLLTTFYDILAEQKSCPCEEYASIVDFLNSLVRKMLKKMKKQPLLFVEILFWKTRRECHYINAEYMLDELGDMRKESKNWNDTQRDVEIGSSSVKAWTHRSIADALGDDEADVVISHDSRYQNNVEKLDDVEGFASTSGSKNRRDDNNGEPWLEDESQTAPRRKRKFVLDAELEMQIKNLYEKFKDDRNCSRRIAEELDPDGKISPAQISNKLKKLGLTIASRKKKGGANETFSTSPNQLEGAGVAGVVNLEGSLLVQHRQKRKRVSAFNEDQEALIKVLFEQFKDHRRCNYMIANALDVDGKFTPAQVSRKLKQLGLWVQQKSFRGNIHQKGEDLMDYSKDGMDKSDDETLLSLIERKKVKKGKKSSKPLHEQTNEDKLSKDESDDEMLGSILKKKGKKRKESSKQVHEQTGEDKLSKDASDDEILGSILKKKKNRSVSGEHLHENTNEGELSRYDSEDEILQSALKKKKNRPGEHLHENTNEGELSRYDSEDEILQSALKPASGEHLHENTNSEDEILQSALKKKKNRPGEHLHENTNEGELSRYDSEDEILQSALKKKKDRPASGEHLHENTNSEDEILQSALKKKNNRSVSGEYLHENTNEGELSRYDSEDEILQSALTENQVGFKNSQVENKQVDPDLEDSEDDVAVKVLSDNPVSRRKLRMVMDLEDDD, encoded by the exons ATGGACACAGATGGGTTATCTCAAATCTGCAGCGGCCTCGGATCAATAGAAGAGGACGATGAAGGAAACCGAATCGGTTACTCCAAAGGCGAATACTGTCTCG ATAACCTGAAAGACTTGCTGAGGTTTTTGAGACGCGACGACCCGCAAACACGTGATGTGTTCAAGCAAGTGTGCAAATGGAACATCGTTTCTAAGGATTTGGTACCGATTATCGAGCATTACCATGAAGATCGTAGCATGCTTCTGAATGCAG TGAAGGTTTTGGTGTTCCTTACAATGCCAATTGAGCCTGGTTCCACAGATGTATCTCAGCAGTTGGACTATTTATGGGATTTGAAGTCTGCAGTGACTAACAGTGATGTTGCTACAGTGATAGTGTCCATTTTAGAAAAACCACTTGAGAATTTGGAACT TAATGCATTCACTGAGGATGATTGGAAATTGGTACAGCTGGTATTTACATTATTTAGAAATATACTTGCTGTTCAAGAAATCCCGTTGCATCAGAAATCAGCAGGATTTGCCTCCCATTTTTTATCTCTGAGAGATAGATTTCTGGAGCTTTTGTTTCGTGAGAATGTGATGGATATAATCTTGGTTGTATCTCAAAATGTTGGCAGCTCTAATGTTTATCTCCGTCAGGATAATTTGCTTCTATTGGAAATATTCCATTACATTTTTATGGGTCAGGAGCCAGAGTTGATTGTCCGGGGCCATTTGAATGGATTGAAG GTTGACGAAGACTCCCAAGCCTCTCTTGATAGTCTCCAGTCCATCATGGaggaagaaaagaagaaaagagTTATTAATAGGCTTGGCAATATCAGCCGGCATTCACAATTCAGTGGAACATTTGCACGGGTTACCATG GATGGTTCTAAAGCCGTGTTTAAGGGGAATCCTAATTCTTCTCGTAATATGCATCTTAAATCACAAAATGTCATTCGAGGTCGAGCCAAAAAAATTGCGTGGGATCATCCAAGGTTGCCTTCAACAAAGGACAAGATCTTGGAGATGCTTAAAGGATTTGTAAATCAGTTTCTTTCTGGGGGATACAACG TTTTGATGCGATCGGTCCGTGAAGATATTGTAAAGGAGCATCCTGCAATTCAGAAAAGTGACGTTGTTGTTTTCTTTCAAGTGGCTGACTTTATCTCTTCATTTCAGTTTTACAAGTATTCAACTTCaaag ACGGAGGAAGAAAAGGACATATTTGGTGATAATGATGCCAATGCTTCAGATTTCAGTGGTAAAATATGTGGCCCAATCGAGGCATCGTTGAATGAGTCGATGTTTCAACTAGTTATTTCACATTGGCGGCAGGCTTATGATGGTCTAAAGGAAACAAATGACTACAAGTTTCTATCTGCAGCTGGCTCTCTTTTGAAAAGCATG ATTCGCATGCTGGATTTAGTACTTAAGTCGTTGCCAGATGACTCTAAGGAGCCGCAAACAGCCCGCATTCTTTTGTATAAGTTATTTTATGATCAGACCGAAGAAGGGATGACTCAATTCCTCTTGAATTTGATCAAAACGTTTGACACACACAAACAATGCAAAAG TGATCTTGCAGATTTGGTTGAAATCATTTGCAAAGTTGTGAAGCTAATGGATTATCTTCAGTCTCGAGGAACATTGAGG GTGTcaaagaaagcaaggaagttgAAAAAGAAAACTTCCAATGGAACAGAATCAGGGAATAAACCAACTGGAGATCATTCTTGTGTTAAAAAAGAAGCTGGCATTTCTATTGACAATCCATTAGGTGAAAACCATTTGATACAGAAGGAATCCCTACCGAATGCAATCTCCACTGACCAAGAGGCCATCCCTGATGATAATGAACATGAAAGTCTCGAGAAAGATGTGAACTCTCAAGTTCGCTTGGAATCAATGGAAAACACACATCTTGATGGCAATGGACATGAAAATGTCAAGGGAGATGTGAACTCCCAAGTTCGTTTGGAACCAATGGAAAACACACATCTTGATGATAATGAACATGAAAATGTCAAGGGAGATGTGAACTCCCAAGTTCGTTTGGAATCAATGGAAAACACACATCTTGATAATGATGATAACGAACATGAAAATGTCAAGGGAGATGTGAACTCCCAAGTTCGTTTGGAATCAATGGAAAACACACATCTTGATGATAATGAACATAATAATGTCAAGGGAGATTTGAACTTCCAAGTTGGTTTGGAATCTGGGAAAAAGACAAATCTTGATGATAATGAACACAAAAATGTAGAGGAAGATGTGACCTCCCAAGTTGGTTTAAAACCAATAGAAAACACAAATCTTGAACATCTTAATGAGGATATGTTGGATGACACTGGTGATTTTTCTGAAGATGAGCAATTAAATACAATTAGTGAAGTTGATTTCAATGTTTCAATGCTTGTCTCCGCTTTTGCAAATCACAGTATCATTCAGAAATTATGTTGGTTGCTCAAGTTTTATAAAAGCAATTCCCTTGCAATAAATCATTACATAATAAGCATGTTGCGGAGAATTAGTGATGAGCTTGAACTCCATCCCATGCTCTACCAG TTGTCGCTGCTCACAACTTTCTACGATATTCTTGCTGAACAAAAGTCATGCCCCTGCGAGGAATATGCAAGTATTGTTGATTTCCTGAACAGTTTGGTCAGAAAGATGCTGAAGAAAATGAAAAAGCAGCCCCTCCTATTTGTTGAAATTCTTTTTTGGAAGACCCGAAGGGAATGCCATTACATCAATGCAGAATATATGTTGGATGAACTTGGCGATATGAGAAAAGAAAGTAAAAATTGGAATGATACTCAAAGAGATGTAGAAATTGGTTCCTCCTCAGTGAAGGCGTGGACTCATAGAAGCATTGCTGATGCACTTGGTGATGATGAAGCTGATGTCGTGATCTCTCATGACTCAAGATATCAAAA CAATGTTGAAAAGCTTGATGATGTTGAAGGCTTTGCTTCTACCTCGGGAAGTAAGAATCGCAGAGACGATAACAA TGGGGAGCCATGGTTGGAAGATGAATCTCAAACAGCTCCGAGAAGAAAGAGAAAATTTGTTCTAGATGCTGAATTGGAGATGCAAATTAAGAATCTCTATGAGAA ATTCAAAGATGACAGAAATTGCAGTCGACGTATTGCTGAAGAGCTAGATCCAGATGGTAAAATTTCTCCAGCTCAAATATCCAATAAATTGAAAAAACTAGGGCTAACAATTGCATCAAGGAAAAAGAAGGGCGGTGCTAATGAAACTTTCTCAACAAGCCCTAATCAATTAGAAGGTGCCGGAGTAGCCGGAGTTGTGAATTTAGAGGGAAGCCTGTTGGTTCAGCATCG GCAGAAAAGAAAAAGAGTCAGTGCTTTCAATGAAGATCAGGAAGCCCTTATCAAAGTTCTATTTGAGCA ATTCAAGGATCATAGAAGATGTAACTATATGATAGCCAATGCACTGGACGTGGATGGTAAGTTCACACCTGCCCAAGTCTCTCGAAAACTTAAGCAACTTGGCTTATGGGTTCAGCAAAAGAGTTTTAGAGGAAATATCCACCAAAAGGGTGAGGATCTTATGGACTATTCAAAGGATGGAATGGATAAATCTGATGATGAGACACTTCTATCATTGATAGAAAG gAAAAAAGTGAAGAAAGGAAAAAAATCAAGCAAACCATTACATGAACAGACCAATGAGGATAAGCTGTCAAAAGATGAGTCTGATGATGAAATGCTTGGCTCTATCCTCAA gAAAAAAGGGAAGAAAAGAAAAGAATCAAGCAAACAGGTACACGAACAGACCGGTGAGGATAAATTGTCAAAAGATGCTTCTGATGATGAAATACTCGGCTCTATCCTCAA GAAAAAAAAGAATAGATCTGTATCTGGTGAACACTTACATGAAAACACCAATGAGGGTGAATTGTCTAGATATGATTCCGAAGATGAAATTCTTCAATCTGCACTGAA GAAAAAAAAGAATAGACCTGGTGAACATTTACATGAAAACACCAATGAGGGTGAATTGTCTAGATACGATTCCGAAGATGAAATTCTTCAATCTGCACTGAA ACCTGCATCTGGTGAACATTTACATGAAAACACCAATTCCGAAGATGAAATTCTTCAATCTGCACTGAA GAAAAAAAAGAATAGACCTGGTGAACATTTACATGAAAACACCAATGAGGGTGAATTGTCTAGATACGATTCTGAAGATGAAATTCTTCAATCTGCACTGAA gaaaaaaaaGGATAGACCTGCATCTGGTGAACATTTACATGAAAACACCAATTCCGAAGATGAAATTCTTCAATCTGCACTGAA GAAAAAAAATAATAGATCTGTATCTGGTGAATATTTACATGAAAACACCAATGAGGGTGAATTGTCTAGATACGATTCGGAAGATGAAATTCTTCAATCTGCACTTAC TGAAAATCAAGTAGGTTTTAAGAATTCCCAAGTAGAAAATAAGCAAGTGGATCCTGACTTGGAAGATTCAGAGGATGATGTGGCTGTTAAAGTACTTTCTGACAATCCTGTATCAAGAAGGAAGCTGAGAATGGTGATGGATCTTGAGGACGATGACTGA
- the LOC127091582 gene encoding uncharacterized protein LOC127091582 isoform X8, whose translation MDTDGLSQICSGLGSIEEDDEGNRIGYSKGEYCLDNLKDLLRFLRRDDPQTRDVFKQVCKWNIVSKDLVPIIEHYHEDRSMLLNAVKVLVFLTMPIEPGSTDVSQQLDYLWDLKSAVTNSDVATVIVSILEKPLENLELNAFTEDDWKLVQLVFTLFRNILAVQEIPLHQKSAGFASHFLSLRDRFLELLFRENVMDIILVVSQNVGSSNVYLRQDNLLLLEIFHYIFMGQEPELIVRGHLNGLKVDEDSQASLDSLQSIMEEEKKKRVINRLGNISRHSQFSGTFARVTMDGSKAVFKGNPNSSRNMHLKSQNVIRGRAKKIAWDHPRLPSTKDKILEMLKGFVNQFLSGGYNVLMRSVREDIVKEHPAIQKSDVVVFFQVADFISSFQFYKYSTSKTEEEKDIFGDNDANASDFSGKICGPIEASLNESMFQLVISHWRQAYDGLKETNDYKFLSAAGSLLKSMIRMLDLVLKSLPDDSKEPQTARILLYKLFYDQTEEGMTQFLLNLIKTFDTHKQCKSDLADLVEIICKVVKLMDYLQSRGTLRVSKKARKLKKKTSNGTESGNKPTGDHSCVKKEAGISIDNPLGENHLIQKESLPNAISTDQEAIPDDNEHESLEKDVNSQVRLESMENTHLDGNGHENVKGDVNSQVRLEPMENTHLDDNEHENVKGDVNSQVRLESMENTHLDNDDNEHENVKGDVNSQVRLESMENTHLDDNEHNNVKGDLNFQVGLESGKKTNLDDNEHKNVEEDVTSQVGLKPIENTNLEHLNEDMLDDTGDFSEDEQLNTISEVDFNVSMLVSAFANHSIIQKLCWLLKFYKSNSLAINHYIISMLRRISDELELHPMLYQLSLLTTFYDILAEQKSCPCEEYASIVDFLNSLVRKMLKKMKKQPLLFVEILFWKTRRECHYINAEYMLDELGDMRKESKNWNDTQRDVEIGSSSVKAWTHRSIADALGDDEADVVISHDSRYQNNVEKLDDVEGFASTSGSKNRRDDNNGEPWLEDESQTAPRRKRKFVLDAELEMQIKNLYEKFKDDRNCSRRIAEELDPDGKISPAQISNKLKKLGLTIASRKKKGGANETFSTSPNQLEGAGVAGVVNLEGSLLVQHRQKRKRVSAFNEDQEALIKVLFEQFKDHRRCNYMIANALDVDGKFTPAQVSRKLKQLGLWVQQKSFRGNIHQKGEDLMDYSKDGMDKSDDETLLSLIERKKVKKGKKSSKPLHEQTNEDKLSKDESDDEMLGSILKKKGKKRKESSKQVHEQTGEDKLSKDASDDEILGSILKKKKNRSVSGEHLHENTNEGELSRYDSEDEILQSALKKKKNRPGEHLHENTNEGELSRYDSEDEILQSALKKKKDRPASGEHLHENTNSEDEILQSALKKKNNRSVSGEYLHENTNEGELSRYDSEDEILQSALTENQVGFKNSQVENKQVDPDLEDSEDDVAVKVLSDNPVSRRKLRMVMDLEDDD comes from the exons ATGGACACAGATGGGTTATCTCAAATCTGCAGCGGCCTCGGATCAATAGAAGAGGACGATGAAGGAAACCGAATCGGTTACTCCAAAGGCGAATACTGTCTCG ATAACCTGAAAGACTTGCTGAGGTTTTTGAGACGCGACGACCCGCAAACACGTGATGTGTTCAAGCAAGTGTGCAAATGGAACATCGTTTCTAAGGATTTGGTACCGATTATCGAGCATTACCATGAAGATCGTAGCATGCTTCTGAATGCAG TGAAGGTTTTGGTGTTCCTTACAATGCCAATTGAGCCTGGTTCCACAGATGTATCTCAGCAGTTGGACTATTTATGGGATTTGAAGTCTGCAGTGACTAACAGTGATGTTGCTACAGTGATAGTGTCCATTTTAGAAAAACCACTTGAGAATTTGGAACT TAATGCATTCACTGAGGATGATTGGAAATTGGTACAGCTGGTATTTACATTATTTAGAAATATACTTGCTGTTCAAGAAATCCCGTTGCATCAGAAATCAGCAGGATTTGCCTCCCATTTTTTATCTCTGAGAGATAGATTTCTGGAGCTTTTGTTTCGTGAGAATGTGATGGATATAATCTTGGTTGTATCTCAAAATGTTGGCAGCTCTAATGTTTATCTCCGTCAGGATAATTTGCTTCTATTGGAAATATTCCATTACATTTTTATGGGTCAGGAGCCAGAGTTGATTGTCCGGGGCCATTTGAATGGATTGAAG GTTGACGAAGACTCCCAAGCCTCTCTTGATAGTCTCCAGTCCATCATGGaggaagaaaagaagaaaagagTTATTAATAGGCTTGGCAATATCAGCCGGCATTCACAATTCAGTGGAACATTTGCACGGGTTACCATG GATGGTTCTAAAGCCGTGTTTAAGGGGAATCCTAATTCTTCTCGTAATATGCATCTTAAATCACAAAATGTCATTCGAGGTCGAGCCAAAAAAATTGCGTGGGATCATCCAAGGTTGCCTTCAACAAAGGACAAGATCTTGGAGATGCTTAAAGGATTTGTAAATCAGTTTCTTTCTGGGGGATACAACG TTTTGATGCGATCGGTCCGTGAAGATATTGTAAAGGAGCATCCTGCAATTCAGAAAAGTGACGTTGTTGTTTTCTTTCAAGTGGCTGACTTTATCTCTTCATTTCAGTTTTACAAGTATTCAACTTCaaag ACGGAGGAAGAAAAGGACATATTTGGTGATAATGATGCCAATGCTTCAGATTTCAGTGGTAAAATATGTGGCCCAATCGAGGCATCGTTGAATGAGTCGATGTTTCAACTAGTTATTTCACATTGGCGGCAGGCTTATGATGGTCTAAAGGAAACAAATGACTACAAGTTTCTATCTGCAGCTGGCTCTCTTTTGAAAAGCATG ATTCGCATGCTGGATTTAGTACTTAAGTCGTTGCCAGATGACTCTAAGGAGCCGCAAACAGCCCGCATTCTTTTGTATAAGTTATTTTATGATCAGACCGAAGAAGGGATGACTCAATTCCTCTTGAATTTGATCAAAACGTTTGACACACACAAACAATGCAAAAG TGATCTTGCAGATTTGGTTGAAATCATTTGCAAAGTTGTGAAGCTAATGGATTATCTTCAGTCTCGAGGAACATTGAGG GTGTcaaagaaagcaaggaagttgAAAAAGAAAACTTCCAATGGAACAGAATCAGGGAATAAACCAACTGGAGATCATTCTTGTGTTAAAAAAGAAGCTGGCATTTCTATTGACAATCCATTAGGTGAAAACCATTTGATACAGAAGGAATCCCTACCGAATGCAATCTCCACTGACCAAGAGGCCATCCCTGATGATAATGAACATGAAAGTCTCGAGAAAGATGTGAACTCTCAAGTTCGCTTGGAATCAATGGAAAACACACATCTTGATGGCAATGGACATGAAAATGTCAAGGGAGATGTGAACTCCCAAGTTCGTTTGGAACCAATGGAAAACACACATCTTGATGATAATGAACATGAAAATGTCAAGGGAGATGTGAACTCCCAAGTTCGTTTGGAATCAATGGAAAACACACATCTTGATAATGATGATAACGAACATGAAAATGTCAAGGGAGATGTGAACTCCCAAGTTCGTTTGGAATCAATGGAAAACACACATCTTGATGATAATGAACATAATAATGTCAAGGGAGATTTGAACTTCCAAGTTGGTTTGGAATCTGGGAAAAAGACAAATCTTGATGATAATGAACACAAAAATGTAGAGGAAGATGTGACCTCCCAAGTTGGTTTAAAACCAATAGAAAACACAAATCTTGAACATCTTAATGAGGATATGTTGGATGACACTGGTGATTTTTCTGAAGATGAGCAATTAAATACAATTAGTGAAGTTGATTTCAATGTTTCAATGCTTGTCTCCGCTTTTGCAAATCACAGTATCATTCAGAAATTATGTTGGTTGCTCAAGTTTTATAAAAGCAATTCCCTTGCAATAAATCATTACATAATAAGCATGTTGCGGAGAATTAGTGATGAGCTTGAACTCCATCCCATGCTCTACCAG TTGTCGCTGCTCACAACTTTCTACGATATTCTTGCTGAACAAAAGTCATGCCCCTGCGAGGAATATGCAAGTATTGTTGATTTCCTGAACAGTTTGGTCAGAAAGATGCTGAAGAAAATGAAAAAGCAGCCCCTCCTATTTGTTGAAATTCTTTTTTGGAAGACCCGAAGGGAATGCCATTACATCAATGCAGAATATATGTTGGATGAACTTGGCGATATGAGAAAAGAAAGTAAAAATTGGAATGATACTCAAAGAGATGTAGAAATTGGTTCCTCCTCAGTGAAGGCGTGGACTCATAGAAGCATTGCTGATGCACTTGGTGATGATGAAGCTGATGTCGTGATCTCTCATGACTCAAGATATCAAAA CAATGTTGAAAAGCTTGATGATGTTGAAGGCTTTGCTTCTACCTCGGGAAGTAAGAATCGCAGAGACGATAACAA TGGGGAGCCATGGTTGGAAGATGAATCTCAAACAGCTCCGAGAAGAAAGAGAAAATTTGTTCTAGATGCTGAATTGGAGATGCAAATTAAGAATCTCTATGAGAA ATTCAAAGATGACAGAAATTGCAGTCGACGTATTGCTGAAGAGCTAGATCCAGATGGTAAAATTTCTCCAGCTCAAATATCCAATAAATTGAAAAAACTAGGGCTAACAATTGCATCAAGGAAAAAGAAGGGCGGTGCTAATGAAACTTTCTCAACAAGCCCTAATCAATTAGAAGGTGCCGGAGTAGCCGGAGTTGTGAATTTAGAGGGAAGCCTGTTGGTTCAGCATCG GCAGAAAAGAAAAAGAGTCAGTGCTTTCAATGAAGATCAGGAAGCCCTTATCAAAGTTCTATTTGAGCA ATTCAAGGATCATAGAAGATGTAACTATATGATAGCCAATGCACTGGACGTGGATGGTAAGTTCACACCTGCCCAAGTCTCTCGAAAACTTAAGCAACTTGGCTTATGGGTTCAGCAAAAGAGTTTTAGAGGAAATATCCACCAAAAGGGTGAGGATCTTATGGACTATTCAAAGGATGGAATGGATAAATCTGATGATGAGACACTTCTATCATTGATAGAAAG gAAAAAAGTGAAGAAAGGAAAAAAATCAAGCAAACCATTACATGAACAGACCAATGAGGATAAGCTGTCAAAAGATGAGTCTGATGATGAAATGCTTGGCTCTATCCTCAA gAAAAAAGGGAAGAAAAGAAAAGAATCAAGCAAACAGGTACACGAACAGACCGGTGAGGATAAATTGTCAAAAGATGCTTCTGATGATGAAATACTCGGCTCTATCCTCAA GAAAAAAAAGAATAGATCTGTATCTGGTGAACACTTACATGAAAACACCAATGAGGGTGAATTGTCTAGATATGATTCCGAAGATGAAATTCTTCAATCTGCACTGAA GAAAAAAAAGAATAGACCTGGTGAACATTTACATGAAAACACCAATGAGGGTGAATTGTCTAGATACGATTCTGAAGATGAAATTCTTCAATCTGCACTGAA gaaaaaaaaGGATAGACCTGCATCTGGTGAACATTTACATGAAAACACCAATTCCGAAGATGAAATTCTTCAATCTGCACTGAA GAAAAAAAATAATAGATCTGTATCTGGTGAATATTTACATGAAAACACCAATGAGGGTGAATTGTCTAGATACGATTCGGAAGATGAAATTCTTCAATCTGCACTTAC TGAAAATCAAGTAGGTTTTAAGAATTCCCAAGTAGAAAATAAGCAAGTGGATCCTGACTTGGAAGATTCAGAGGATGATGTGGCTGTTAAAGTACTTTCTGACAATCCTGTATCAAGAAGGAAGCTGAGAATGGTGATGGATCTTGAGGACGATGACTGA